CTTTGGGTTCAATGAGCCGGGCGGTAACGTCCAGCTTCAGCGGCAAAGCCGCCTGTCCGGGTTGCGGTTCCGCTTCCTGCGGAACCGGTGTTTTTTCGTTGCTCATAGTAAAAAATTCTCCTTTCTCACTTCGGGACAAGTTGGCCCGAAGTTATCAGTGCGCTCCAAAAATGGATTTCGCAAGGCTTCCCGTTTTGAACATAGTAAAGCATAGCAGAACCGTATAGCCAATAACCGTCCATATGGCTCCAATGGGGTCGCCGCCTACGGCGATACTCTGCACCAGCTTTGCGTAAATTCCCACGCATACCAAAATCAGCAAGCCTTGAAAGCCCACGGCGCACAGGGATTTCAGATAGTTCTGACCCATGCCGCCGATTTCCCGGTTGACCAAGGTCGCTATTGGCACAGGGGCTAAACTGGTGAGTAGGTAAATTTCAATCATTCTGCCGTACACAATGACAAACACAACAATGTTAATTACTACGACTACTATTCGTATCAGGAAAGATTGCATCCACAGGCCAAGCAGAGGGCCGATTTCCATTGTCATGAGTTGGGTTTCCAAGCTATCCAGCATATCGGAGCTTACCGCCGTGTTTCCTGCAATCACGCCCCCTGCGTTGTTAATGACGCTTTGGGAAACATCAAATACTGCCATTACGATATTGAACGTGTTGGAAAGGAGCAGTACCGCGACAAAGGTCTTGAATATCCACTTGAAGAAAATCCATGTGTCAATGTCGTGCAGGTTGTTCCGCTCAATCAGCATTTGTATCAGCTCATAGCACATGACAAAGGTAAGCACCAGTCCGGCAATCGGCAAGACAACCGTTTCGGAAAGCTGCCGTATGAGGGAGAACACGCCGGGGTTCCAGTTCCCCGGCGTAGTTCCCACCTGTGTTGCAATCTCTCCGATCTGGTCGTTCACATTCTCAAAAAGACCGCTTAAATTGCCCATGATACCGTCTATCAGCAGGCCCTTTATCCATTCGTTAATCCAGTCGGTGAGAAAATCCATACCGGCCTACCTTAAAACAGGCTGGAAAGCATAGGTACAAGCGTTGTTCCCAGCAGGATAACGCCGCCCCCGGCCATGAGCTGCTTGATTCCTTGCGATTTCGCACCCGGATTGTCCGACCCGTAACCTTCTAAAAGGTTAATCACGCCCCACACGGCAAGGCCCGCGCCCAGAGCTACAACAAGGGTCTGTAAGGTACTAACTGCACTCGTAAAAAATCCCATAATCTGGTTACCTCCATGTTTTCATATTGTTTTCGGGTATAAAAAAACCGCCATCTCTGGTGGCTCCACTTCGGGCCAACTTGGCCCGAAGTTATGCAAATGCTTCCGGGTCGTCCACATCATCATAGTTGAGAATGTCCTCGTTCTCGTCTATGGCGGCGGTTTCCCCGCCGGCACTTACTTCATAAACGGTATACTGCTCATTGGGACTGAGCTTTTTCATGCGGCGGTTTACCAGCTTTGAAGCGTCAAAAGCGTTGCGCTTGTCGGCTTCGGCGGTATACCTGTAATTGGGGTGCTGTTTCAAATCGTATTTCGGGGAAAGGAACGGACGCAGACCGCGAAGCTGTAAAATGCACTTGTTGCCCGGCATAGTGGTCAATTCGTCCATTGTCATAAGCTCCTTGCCAAGCCGCTGCATATTCTGTCCGTAGCTTTCCGACTGGCCCCGTGTCCGGCTTTCTGTCTGCATGGAAATGGTTTCTTTCCCCAAGACCTCCGAAAGCTCCTTGATGGTGGAATGTTCCCGCCCACCAAGAAAAATCACGCTGTCCATATTCCCCATAATGGTTTCAGCGTGGTCTTTGTATAAGGCTTTGAGTTGGCTTTGCGCCTGTAAAAACAGGCACAGGGAGATTTCACGGGAGCGGATAACGGCAACCAGTTTTTCCAGTTGAGGCACTTGTCCTGTATTAGCGGCTTCGTCCCATAGCACCCTTACATGATGGGGGAGCCTGCCGCCGTATTTGCTGTCAGCCCGTTCGCACAAAAGATTGAACATCTGCGAAAAGGCAAGAGCAACAATAAAGTTGTAGGTCGTATTGGTGTCGCTGATGATGAAAAAGGTGGCGGTTTTCTTATCACCCATGCGGTCAAGCTCCATTTCGTCATAGCTCATAATCTCACGGAGCTGTCCAATGTCAAATGGGGCTAATCTTGCTCCGCAGGAAATCAGGATACTTTTAGAGGTTTTTCCGCTGGCGAGCTTGAATTTCTTGTACTGGCGCACCGCAAAATGGTTGGGATTGCGCTTTTCCAAGCCAAGGAACATATAGTCCACGGCGTTCTTGAAATTTTCATCATCTTCCCTTGTTTCCATGCTGTTCAGCATATCTACAAGGGTATTGATATGACGTTCTTCCTCCGGCCCCTCAAAGACGATATAGCCGATTAAAGCACAATAAAGCAAGGTTTCTGCTTTCGTCCAGAATGGATCGCCCTCTTTACCGTCGCCCTTTGTGTTCTCAATCAGAGCGTTTACAAACTTCAAAATATCGCTTTCCGTCTTTAAGTAGGCCAGCGGGTTATAGTGCATTGACCAGGCAAAATCAATGGAATTGAATACCTTGATTTTGTAGCCCTGCTTTTTCAGAAAAGAGCCGACCTGCTCTAAAATGCCGCCCTTTGGGTCAACCACCACATAGGACGAATGAGCCTGTAAAAGCTGTGGGGTCAGCCAAAAGCGAGTTTTCCCGCTTCCGCTGGAGCCTATGATACAGCAGTTAAGGTTTCGGGCGTTGGCGGGATTGGCGGGTCGGGTATTCATGGTAAGAAGCTCTGTCCCGGTTAGTATCACGTTGTTGCTGAATTTTGGGTCGATAAAGGGCTTGATGTCCTTTGCCGTTCCCCACCGGGCCGAGCCATATTCCACATCCCTCCGAAACTTTTTTGCGTTTTTTACCTTATACCATACCACCAGCCGGAGTATGACCGCCCCGGCAAGGCCAATGAGCCAATCGGACAGCACAAAGCCCGGCGCAAAGGAAGCAAATGCCGGGCTTATGGTTTTTATCATGCCAACCAGCTTATTTCCGAAGTCTGCACCTGCCGCAAGGCGGTAGGCTGTGCCGAGCTTTAGAAAGAACCACAGCACGAACAGATAGGGAACATTGGGAATCACATATTTACGGATTTTATCGTTCATTCCGCGTCACCTCCCGTTTTCGTTCCTTTTGGTGCGGTTTGGTACGCTCCCTGTCGGCAAAGTTTTTCAGTTGTTTCAGAATAGAGGGGCGGCGGCTCTTGCCCCGGTTCAGCACCAGCTTTGTGTATTCGCCAAAACAGGCGGTTATTGCGTCTGCCTGCCCGGCTTTGAAGAATAACAAATATTTGTCCGGCCCGGTTTTGTGAAAAGCATAATCTACATTGTATTTCCGGGCTACACGGTCAAACAGCTTCGTATCCCCGGACAAATCAAGGCTGTTCGTAGAAACGCCGTGGTTCATCAGCTTTTTTACGCTCTGTCTGCCCTGTGGTGTCTGCCGTTTCTGATGGCTCTTTTGTATCTGCCGGAGTGCTGCCGCCAGCACCTTTGCCAGCGTCCGGCCCGTCAGCTTTGTGGCATTGACGGATAGGGCAACCGTCCGGCGTTCAATATCTTCCTGCATGAAATTCCTCCTTTCCTGCCAGATATGGCAATCGTATAGGCGGGAGGACTTCGGGCCAAGTTGGCCCGAAGTGTGTTACCTCTCCGCATTGACAGGGCGGGGGCGTTCTGTGGTGGGAGCGTCCTTTTGTGCCTGTGCGATTTTTTCATTGTGGGTCGCAAGAGCTTCCCGGATAGAGGGCTTTTTCTCTGCCGCCCGTTCTTCCAACCGTGCCAGCGTATTCAAAGATTTTTCTATATGGCTTTTTATACTGGAAAAATGGGAACGCTCCGCACGGAATGGAGCGGATATGACCGCCGCCAGCTTGCCGGGCTGTTTTACTTCCTGTGCCGCTTCTCTGCCGAGCATGACCCGGCCCATGTTTTTCAAATGCCGCCCGGCTTGATGGTATTCGGTGCTGATTGCTTCGATTTTGGCAATAGCCTTATCGTCGTACTGAATATCCTTTGTGAGCATATCCCGCATGGCTTCTAAAGTGGGGCGCACCTTGAAGAACCGGGCTACGTTATCCAGCGCGGAAATGCCGGTTTCCTTAAAAGCGGTAACGGCGTTCTTACAACCGTCTATGACGCTTTGCTTTAGCTCCGCCAATTTATCCCGCAAGTCCAATACCTGCCCCTGCATAACAATGACCGCCTTTTGCAAAGCAGTCTTAACCGGGTGGTTCTGTTCCTGTGCTGTTCGGAGTTCCTGCCGCATGGCGGCAAGCTCCTTTACAGCGGCGTCAAGCTGTTTTTCCATTGCTCCGACCTGATGCAGAACCGCAAGAAAATCTTTTGTGGACGGGGAATTGTTTTCCCGCAATATCGCCAAAAGCTCTTTCACATGCTCATTTTCCAAAAGCGGTTCAGTGGTAGTTTTCGTTTTTGCCATAGGCTTTAACCTCCTTTCACACTTCGGGCCAAGTTGGCCCGAAGTGGCTTTACCGTTCCTCACAGGCCGGGGCAATGTGAGCCTTTTGCGGAGCGGGCGCGTTGTCAATCATCTGCTGATACTGTTTGAGGGTGTCACGAATAGAAAGCTTTTCCGGTTTGGGATAAGCAAAAATTCGGTGTTCCTCCGGTAAATCGTCCCTGCCGCTGTAAAACTCGGTAAAGCTGTCGCCTGTCCGCACCACATAGCCGCCATCTGTAAAGCGTCCGTCCTCGTCCATGCTCATATCCCGTCCGTAGGCTTCGTAATCAATGTAGTTTGTTAAATGCTCTGGGATTTCCAGCGTACACATTTCATCAATATAGAATCGCCCCAAATCTTCCTCATTCTCAATCCCGGCGTAAAACTCAAAACAATCCAGATTTTGCGTAAGGTTAATTAGGGCGGGTACACTGTTGTACTCCCCGAAGTCCACGGCGGCAGAAAACTTTTCTAACTCCCATTCCTCCATATCATCCAGCAGGGAAGCCAGATAGTTCAGCTCGTCAATGCTTTCATATTCGCCCAAGCAGTCACGCAGGCCGGGTACGTCGGTTTCATAATTGGTAATGAAAATTTCCTCATACCCCACACCGTCCACATGGATACGCTTCAAAAGAGCCTGCACTTCCTCGGTGGTGGCGGGGAGCTTTAAAGGCTCCCCGTCCAAATATCCCTCGTTATACCGTCCAAGATTGGTAACAAAGGCTTCAAGCATGGTCTTTTTCCTGTCCCTGCGTTTTCACGGTCAGAATCCCGTCCAGCGTGGTTGCCGTGATGTTCAGCCGCCCGGCAACGGCAATGTCGTTTTTCACGTCCTCGTCAATATCGCTTCCGCATACGACAAGCACATGAGAGCGGCGCAGGAGATCCCGGCTCATATCAATGCCGCTTTTATGTTCCTCCGGGATTGCGTCATTGAGAAAAAGCGGAAGATACAGGGTCGGGCAAACCGGGGAAAAACCGGCTTCGTAAACTGCCCGGCAATACTGCGCCGCCTGTTTGGTATCCGTATCGTGATTGCCGCACCACGCGGCAGTAATGTATGCTAAAGGTCGTTTCATGATTTAAGCACCTCCGTTCTTGTTGCGCTGAATGTGTCAACCTATCCCCGCGCCCTTTCCACGCTTTGGAAAGGGCGCGGCTCAAAGGAATCTATATCCCCGTCGCTTGACTGCCTTAAAGCATAACCGGGAGAAATCCGTCAAGAGTGCGAAGCACCGCCTACGGCGGCAGGCTCTTGACCGATTTTCCCGGTTATGCTACCTGATATATGGCGACGGGGAATATATTATATCCTTAGAGCTTTGGGGTGCGGGGCAAAGCCCCGCATACACAGACTTCGGGTCAACTTGACCCGAAGTGCTTATTTTTCCTGTTCGGCTTTCTTTTGAGGAGCCGAAACCTCTTTCAGTTTTGCCTTGTTTTCCTCAAGCAGCTTCATAATGGTATCCTTCATTTCGCGGGGTGTTTTCTCCTTGCCGAAATACTGGGAAAGTTCCTGACTTGAAATAATCACTTTGTCTGCCTCCTTTTTTTCTTCTAACATGATTCCGTCAATCACATCGGGGTTTAACAGCTTCTTTTGGTCAAGGTCACGCATACGCTGTGCCTGTGAGAGCGAGGGAGCCGACTGCTGGCCCTCAATAGCGATAGCAATATACCGCTGATTTTTGGGCTTGATAAACGCAAGCTCCACCGCGGGAGTGAACGCGATTTTCTTTTCGTCCACCATTTTCATAAGGTCGGGAACCAGCTCATTGAGCTTGATATACCGCTGAACCTGCTTGACGGTCATTTTGTTGCGCTCGGCTACGACCTCATTGGAACGCTGTCCGTTGCCGGTTCGCGC
The DNA window shown above is from Haloimpatiens massiliensis and carries:
- a CDS encoding VirB6/TrbL-like conjugal transfer protein, CD1112 family — protein: MDFLTDWINEWIKGLLIDGIMGNLSGLFENVNDQIGEIATQVGTTPGNWNPGVFSLIRQLSETVVLPIAGLVLTFVMCYELIQMLIERNNLHDIDTWIFFKWIFKTFVAVLLLSNTFNIVMAVFDVSQSVINNAGGVIAGNTAVSSDMLDSLETQLMTMEIGPLLGLWMQSFLIRIVVVVINIVVFVIVYGRMIEIYLLTSLAPVPIATLVNREIGGMGQNYLKSLCAVGFQGLLILVCVGIYAKLVQSIAVGGDPIGAIWTVIGYTVLLCFTMFKTGSLAKSIFGAH
- a CDS encoding Maff2 family mobile element protein; translated protein: MGFFTSAVSTLQTLVVALGAGLAVWGVINLLEGYGSDNPGAKSQGIKQLMAGGGVILLGTTLVPMLSSLF
- a CDS encoding VirD4-like conjugal transfer protein, CD1115 family, giving the protein MNDKIRKYVIPNVPYLFVLWFFLKLGTAYRLAAGADFGNKLVGMIKTISPAFASFAPGFVLSDWLIGLAGAVILRLVVWYKVKNAKKFRRDVEYGSARWGTAKDIKPFIDPKFSNNVILTGTELLTMNTRPANPANARNLNCCIIGSSGSGKTRFWLTPQLLQAHSSYVVVDPKGGILEQVGSFLKKQGYKIKVFNSIDFAWSMHYNPLAYLKTESDILKFVNALIENTKGDGKEGDPFWTKAETLLYCALIGYIVFEGPEEERHINTLVDMLNSMETREDDENFKNAVDYMFLGLEKRNPNHFAVRQYKKFKLASGKTSKSILISCGARLAPFDIGQLREIMSYDEMELDRMGDKKTATFFIISDTNTTYNFIVALAFSQMFNLLCERADSKYGGRLPHHVRVLWDEAANTGQVPQLEKLVAVIRSREISLCLFLQAQSQLKALYKDHAETIMGNMDSVIFLGGREHSTIKELSEVLGKETISMQTESRTRGQSESYGQNMQRLGKELMTMDELTTMPGNKCILQLRGLRPFLSPKYDLKQHPNYRYTAEADKRNAFDASKLVNRRMKKLSPNEQYTVYEVSAGGETAAIDENEDILNYDDVDDPEAFA
- a CDS encoding PcfB family protein, which encodes MQEDIERRTVALSVNATKLTGRTLAKVLAAALRQIQKSHQKRQTPQGRQSVKKLMNHGVSTNSLDLSGDTKLFDRVARKYNVDYAFHKTGPDKYLLFFKAGQADAITACFGEYTKLVLNRGKSRRPSILKQLKNFADRERTKPHQKERKREVTRNER
- a CDS encoding DUF6674 family protein, whose translation is MAKTKTTTEPLLENEHVKELLAILRENNSPSTKDFLAVLHQVGAMEKQLDAAVKELAAMRQELRTAQEQNHPVKTALQKAVIVMQGQVLDLRDKLAELKQSVIDGCKNAVTAFKETGISALDNVARFFKVRPTLEAMRDMLTKDIQYDDKAIAKIEAISTEYHQAGRHLKNMGRVMLGREAAQEVKQPGKLAAVISAPFRAERSHFSSIKSHIEKSLNTLARLEERAAEKKPSIREALATHNEKIAQAQKDAPTTERPRPVNAER
- a CDS encoding antirestriction protein ArdA, with the protein product MLEAFVTNLGRYNEGYLDGEPLKLPATTEEVQALLKRIHVDGVGYEEIFITNYETDVPGLRDCLGEYESIDELNYLASLLDDMEEWELEKFSAAVDFGEYNSVPALINLTQNLDCFEFYAGIENEEDLGRFYIDEMCTLEIPEHLTNYIDYEAYGRDMSMDEDGRFTDGGYVVRTGDSFTEFYSGRDDLPEEHRIFAYPKPEKLSIRDTLKQYQQMIDNAPAPQKAHIAPACEER